A genomic window from Corticium candelabrum chromosome 8, ooCorCand1.1, whole genome shotgun sequence includes:
- the LOC134183110 gene encoding solute carrier family 25 member 32-like, translated as MPEEAKNRSILSHFRYERFVAGVVGGAVSTLALQPLDLVKVRFQVHDGHTSARLSYSGLAHAFASILRDGGLAGLWQGASPNVAAVSSAWGLYFLGFNTIKSFLQENDQTPLSVGFSLLAGCVTGVGTLSLTNPLFVVKTRMCLQASRKNTFMSSEKFCSGILDGLKKIYRNEGVRGLYHGYVPGLVGTTHGALQFMAYEQMKSRYNIGRLRDINFKLTNSEYILFAAGSKMFAVMVTYPYQVVRSRLQDVYFRHRGIWDIVVRIAKYEGLSGFYKGLKPNLLRVTPACSITFVVYENVSRFLFELNA; from the coding sequence ATGCCAGAGGAGGCCAAAAATCGAagtattctttcacatttccgTTACGAGCGGTTCGTCGCCGGAGTCGTCGGAGGCGCAGTCTCGACGTTGGCACTACAACCACTTGACCTCGTCAAAGTGCGATTCCAGGTGCACGACGGTCATACATCGGCTCGACTTTCCTATTCGGGACTCGCACACGCTTTCGCGTCCATACTGAGAGACGGCGGCCTCGCAGGGCTGTGGCAGGGCGCGAGTCCGAACGTCGCGGCCGTCAGCTCGGCCTGGGGACTCTACTTTCTTGGATTCAACACAATCAAATCTTTTCTTCAAGAAAATGATCAAACGCCCTTGAGTGTTGGATTCAGTCTACTTGCCGGTTGCGTGACCGGAGTCGGGACCCTGTCGCTCACTAATCCTCTATTTGTCGTCAAGACCCGGATGTGCTTACAGGCATCGAGGAAGAACACATTTATGTCGTCGGAAAAATTTTGTTCGGGAATTCTAGACGGTTTAAAAAAGATTTATCGAAATGAAGGAGTGAGAGGACTATATCATGGCTACGTTCCAGGGCTCGTTGGAACGACCCACGGAGCTCTCCAGTTTATGGCATATGAACAAATGAAGAGTCGGTATAATATTGGACGACTCAGAGATATCAATTTTAAACTTACCAATTCAGAGTATATTCTATTTGCCGCCGGCTCGAAAATGTTTGCAGTCATGGTCACATATCCATATCAGGTTGTTCGGTCGAGATTGCAAGATGTGTATTTCAGGCACCGAGGGATATGGGATATTGTAGTGAGGATAGCAAAGTACGAAGGGCTGTCTGGATTTTATAAAGGGCTGAAACCGAATTTGCTTCGAGTGACACCGGCCTGCTCTATAACGTTTGTAGTATATGAGAACGTGTCGAGATTTCTGTTTGAGTTGAACGCTTGA